TCATGCCTAATTTTGATTCAATCATAATTATCTAGTATCTAACACTAATGCAAGCCTTTTGCCAACCTTAGTATGCAATTAGCCAACTCAATAAATTGGAGGACAGCATTTGGGAGAGATGGTCTAAGAAGCATCACAGTCATGCAATAAGTAAGTAATGTGTACTTCTCCTTTAAGTCAAGTGATTTAAAATATATAGGAGTATGAAACTATTTTCGGATCCAATTCTCACCCGATTCCCATTTTCCTTATTGTTCGTGGCAAattgttgtttttattatgtTCTGGAGAGACCAATGCCTAGTGCATTTAAAAATAGATTTCTTTACTGATTCCTTTTACATTGACAATTTATATTTGCTCTTCTCCATTTTCAGAAAGGCCGGTGAATGGTAATTCAAAGAATTCCACCCAGAAGGACGGTTTTGATGGCAGTAGAAAAGATATCAATGCTGCTATTGACCATATGTGTGAATTTACTGGTACGTCTCATATATAGTTTATCTCTGAAGTTTTCAATCTATGCACTGTATGCTAATGATTTCTGCTCATCTTTTAGGAACCAAAACAATTTTTTGGGACTTGAGAGAGCAGTTCATTGATGGTCTCTATAGGCCAAGTGTTTCTCAGTCTAGGCTGGAAATTTTGATTGAGCCTCTTGATTTGGTATGATCTTTTTGGGAAGAAAAtgctttaaatttttttttcttttgtgttcGAATTATTCTTGTCTTTTTTCTTGCTGTAAGTATATGCATCCTACCTAGCCTCTAATGATATTCCGGATGAAGACCTTGAGTAACTAATAGACTGCCCGAAGGCTAACTATGAATGTAAGAACATTTCAGAAACATTCTCTATCCTTCGTCAGTTAAACTAGCACAGGAAACTGTGAGGGATTTTCCTCTaataaaatatagaaattatACGGACATATTCAGCCTGCTCCTGAAGGTCTGATATATGTACAGTTTCTTATCAAACTCAACTTTTTCTTGAAGAGAATAAGTAACTGTTTCTGAGTTAAGTATATGCTTAAAGAAACTCTTGAGGCTGAACTACGTTTTCATTATATTGGCTGCAGGTACTCAGCCAGTTGTGTGATATCATAGTGGAACCTCTGAGAGATCGAGTTGTAACAGGACTTCTTCAAGCATCACTGGTTTGTCACTCTATCTTGATTGTCTAAGCTGGCAGTATAGTAGAAATAATATGAGTAGTAATCAATTGATATCATCTTCTCCATACCAGGATGGGTTAATCCGTGTGATACTAGATGGAGGTCCATCACGTATGTTCACTCCAGCTGATGCTAAGTTTATGGATGAAGACTTGGAGGTTTTGAAGGTAAATCATAGAAATTGACGTTTAATCAGTTATTCAGTTTCCTGAGATAGTTGTTTGATTCCATCATGATCATGCAATGAGAAATATGACTGAATTATGTTTCCATTATACATGTAAATGTAGGAGTTTTTCATATCCGGAGGAGATGGGCTCCCACGTGGAGTTGTGGAAAACCAAGTAGTACGTGCCAGGCAGATTATAAAGTTAATCGGCTATGAGGTTAGTATGGGATCAGTACAGTGCTTGTATTCCTTCTGTCCATGCTGAACTCTAAACATGAAACATCTCTTGCCTGACACTGTGCGTAGCAAATAAAATACAGAGAAACAAAGAAATAGAATATATCTGATCTCGGTGCATTGAGATTTCGAATGTGCAAGCAAATCATTATTCTTGGCTCTCAAGTTAGTTTCACATTTCGTTAGCAGCTTCTCTTCCAGGAGATAAATGATCGCATAACATGCATGATTCTCTcgcttatttatttacttttctcATCTTGTGTTTCGCGGTTGGGATGCAGACTCGAGAATTGATAGAGGACTTGAGATCTGCAAGTGAGATGGAAGTGCAGGGTGGAAGGGGTAAACTGGGTGCAGATTCAAAGACTCTTATTAGGATTCTGTGTCACAGGAGTGATTCAGAGGCTTCTCAGTTTCTCAAAAAGCAATACAAAATACCCAAATCTACAGCTTAGCATATTTCTGCTTCTTGCTTTCCTGAGTCGCACAAGAAACCATTCCGATGTTAGCCTGCTTTTGTAACTTTATATGATGttgattattaaattattttggaaATGAAATACAATGTTCATTTGTTAAATTATTTAGCAAGCCATTATTCAGAAGAGTATGGAAAATAATGGATCAAGGTTGGTGTCATCAACTTGTTAGTAGCCGAAAATGATTAGTGATTAAATGGAGTAATGCTGTATTTTACCAGCAGCAGTCATAAATTCCCAAATATACCAACATCAATTAACAACACAAACTCTACATTTCTCCACATTCTGCAATGACACAAGCAAGTTTAGGCCGGTTGTTGGGTCCGGTGGCTACATTTTCAATCTTCCTGGCAATCAAAAGACCATCCCCAATCACGCGCTGCATCAAAGTCGGGGGTTTTAGCAGAGAAATCAGAGATTGATAATTCAACAACTTACACTAATGATTCTCATGCACGAcataaaaatagataataaaTAGTTCGATGATGAGACAGCCACGATGAGATCTATATCCCATTAAGTACTATGCAAAGACATCCTTCGGTATAATTTATGAGTGAACAATAAACTGAAAAATTGAAGGCAAGCGCGTGTATACTTACACCGAAGACTACGTGTTTGTTGTCGAGCCAATCGCACTTCGCGCAGGTGATGAAGAACTGCCACAATCAGAAAGTACACAATTGGAAAAGTGGAAGAAGTTGGAAGGCATGAAAATGTATGGTTTAGGGAAAATTACTTCACTTGTTATGCAAGGACCATTTTTATGAAATGTGACAACAATAGGAAAAGGTTATGATTTACGCATGTGACAGCCAAGTGCTATATAAATAACTCAATATCAGTAAAAAGTTCATGCATCCACATTATTCCCAAAGTTCAACTTTGCATCATTGCATAAGAACATAATATCACTGGATATGGTTTGTCCAAACATATACATTTGTAATAAGATGTTTACCTGACAACCATTAGTATTTGGCCCACTATTTGCCTGCCAAAACAATAGAACAATCTACTCAGATCAAGATAAGTTACATAAAATGGCAGACAAATCTTCCAGCAATGAAAAACTCAAgtgataaaatcataaaatatatgATTATCACAGCAATAAGAAACTATTTGATGCACGGGTGTAgcattaattaataaatgaCTAGTTTATTGGTTGTAACATAGCTCTCCATTAAGAAGCAAATATAGTAAGCAAAAAATTTACAAACTTGTTGTAGAGAGAATTGTCAAGTCACACTTAAGTTCCTTCGAGAAGCAGACCTTTTACCTGTCACTTGTAACACTACTTTTTTTAACCATAAAGAAATGCAATTTACAAAGTATTTAATGCAGCATACCATTGACAGTAGCCCAGGTCCAGTGTGTTTTGCAATAAAATTTTCATCATCAAGTTTACTTCCATAAATGGATACACAGCCACTGCCATCACCCTGCCAAGAAAGTGTACATAAACTAGGGTCAATACATATGCACTTCATGTGCATGTACAAGCCCTTCCAATAATGCTACATACAAAGTCTCTAGAGTCATTCTTGCATTCATCTATTTACAAAAGGCGTCAAAGGTAGAAGTGTTTCAACTTGAAAACAAAATATGTAATAATTCCAGTTGTTCAAAGTGGTTTAATCAATTGGATTAAGGTATGGTATATGAACAGGCTGAACCTAGAGAGTAAATAATACTAGCTGTCTAGCTTACACATGAGCTCCAGAAAGAGCATCCACCAAAAACACAGATTAAAACAACAGTCCGAAACTTACGGTGAACGGAATGGTAACTCGTGAAAGTTTTTTTTCCCGAGTAACTTTAAAATACAAAGGCTACTTAAACAGCATAGTAAAGGAAGCAGGATaggagaagagaaaaagagCAACCTTAAGAAAATCACCAGCTTGGATCATAAAATCCTTGATTACTCTATGGAACTGACATCCCTTATAACCAACAGGTAATCCAGCTTTTCTGCAAAACAAACCAACAAAGACACAGGACCACACGTAAATTACAATAACAGTCAACTTAGCACCAAAAGCCTTGGAAGATTCATGAGAAATATCAAAGTCTAAAAAAAAACAGTCCCATACACAGAAGAAAGGAGTAAAGAAAATCATCAAAAAGTGCATTTCACCCTCTTTAATTCTGGTCAAAAGTTTTTTCAATGCAAAGTTAGCTCTCTAAAATGAACTATCATTTGTTTGAAGACCATTTTGTTCTTCTATACTTTGCATTTCTATGCTTGGGAACagttataataataaaactacTATGGCTCTTGATTTGTTACAAATATTAGCACATCATTTTGTAGGACAATTTGTGAAGTCCTTTTTCATTGAAAGAGTTGAAGGGCACAAGCAATAAAGGAGTAATGATATAAAGCACGAAAATAGAGTTACAAACCTGTACTCGCCCGTGCAGAATTGCCTATCACATAAGAAAAAGcaaacaccaaattaaataggaGAAGAAGTAAAGAAGATTGAAATGGAACACGAAGTAAACTGCACGAACTTGAATGGATTCAGAAAGTACTATTTGGGAACTAGTCGAGATTCTATTATAATCAAAACCAAGTAAATTATAGTGCAATCGTTCTAACATTCCATTGGCTCCGTCGTTTTACACTCGATATAAATCCAATATTTGACAAATTTAAGAAGATCAAAATCATCTACTATGAGATATAGTAGTAGAGATGATAGGGTTAAAAATAACCGAAAATTTTCGGCGGTTTTGGGGGCAATGTCAGCGAAGAGCTCCATCTTGATACGGCCAGCAGGGATGTTGCCGATGGTGACGTCGAAGAATACGATTGGGTTTTTAGGGTTGGGCGGGCGCTGGTGCCACTCTACTCCTCCTCCGCCCGCCGCCGCCATGAAATCGGAGTTTCTTCTACTGCTTACCGCTGCAGCTTCTTTTGAATTACTAGTGTTGTTATTATGAATATGAAAACATAAACTCATTAATGTCATTCTTGGTAGGATTAATGAATACAAAAGGATATAAAATAGGAGTAATTATATCTTGCTTAATTTCATTTTAGTATAGTATTTGGTAATTACAAATAAagtatatttatattgattGGTTATTTTGTATCTCTCCACCACTCTCTCACATAGGGGTGCaaatttagttatagggtttcGGCTATACCTGATCCCGACACAATACCCGACGGGTTTTGGGTACCCGAAACCCGAAATTATGGGTTCGGATAGTTAATGTTAGGATTTTTCGGGTTTAGGGTACCCGACTAATACccgattaattatgtatttgcgataaatatttttatttttgtataggaCCTACTGCTCGTatggtaaatttatttaatcacatTTGGATTTATGAATGTTTTTAGTATACTACAACCCGATTTAGGGCTGCTTTGACATTTTAATGTTCTATTATTTAGagatgtgttgtgttttatTTAAACATCATGTTGCATTATTTATGTTCTTACTTGTTATCTTTTCAATATATAGTTATgctttctctattttatttacatgataatttaaaatcttaaaaatttatttgaatCTCTTTTGAGTTTCAGTTTATGAtgaaaatttctttattttaaaattaagtaatGTCTATTTGTCTAATGTAAAGtgacttttaatttttttttcatttatagataaaaaaaatagaataaactATATAGTTAGTCCCTGgattttatttcatatatatgtggtattaggaaaaaaatattttgggaaAAATCCATGTAATTTGATATGCTTACAAATAAGGTGTTTAGTAGTATTTCGATTTTTTGAGATTGAAGTGTCCCATGAAGTGTATTTTCATGTGTTTTCACAATCCAAATAAATCACATGTCCTAGTATATTGTACTTTTTGTGTGTATCTATGCAAATTTTTTGGATTGTTTAGATTAATTGAATGTGTATATTTTGCTCTTTAATTActctattattttatcttattgcAATAAACTTAAATTTAAGTATCATGTAATCTCTATGTCACACTTAAATGATGTTACAGAATTTTAGGAGATGGAgtattgttttatgtatttattaAAGATAAAACATGAAgtacttttatattaatgtaaagagagaatttttttaaaaaaaagaaatgtaacATTTACCttgaaatagataaaatatactCTCTTCATCCCAAAATAAGCAAAACActtcttttgggcacgagatttaaggaatTGCTATTGAAAAAGTTAAAGTAAAGAGAGGAAAGTatgagaaagagaataaagtatgtggagaataaagtaagagatgattctttgctaaaaagagaaatgactcacttataaaGACATCCCCAAAATGAATATGACTCGTTTATTTTGGGACGTAGgtagaatggagggagtactacctccgtctcacaataagagtcacatttcactttgaccataaatggtaaataggtcccacattccatcaacgtattccactcatattttattataaactaataCTTATGATATATAAGTAGGACTCatagtccactaacttattcaacccattttttttatatttcttaaaatccgtgtcctCACCTCACTAAATGTAACTCCTATTGTTGGACGAAGGTAGTATTTATATAAAAGTCTTGAATAtagtaatttatatttataagtttatattataaatttatattttaacgtTCTATTTAAAATATGTTATTTATCTTTTtagcaaaaataataaatttatcttttctattagtactttattatcttttcactattctatattattctctcatattttatcctCTCTTCgtttaactctttaaatattTAATCTCATAGGGTAATTACAccatacatacaaaatgtttcatcaatgtttcaaattagtaaaaaaaaattaaatttaaatttacatatattatacaaaaaagTTTTGTTCCAAATTAGTACATTCAATCTAATTAACTTTAATACTGttagtttttactttttaacTATTCCATCATCAAACATATTAGTAGAGTGCTAAAAGAAATAGAGTTTTACTCTTAGAAGTGAACTGCCACGGGCTGCCCGGCAATTGATCATTCCAAAAGTGAAACTTACTTTGATTCTTGTCTAAGTGGGCTTTGCAATGTTATTATGTTTTAGAACAAAATTTAAGAGGAATTTCAATTCTTAGTTTTGATTTGAGAGTATTTCAAATC
This sequence is a window from Salvia splendens isolate huo1 chromosome 5, SspV2, whole genome shotgun sequence. Protein-coding genes within it:
- the LOC121805517 gene encoding peptidyl-prolyl cis-trans isomerase CYP22-like, which codes for MTLMSLCFHIHNNNTSNSKEAAAVSSRRNSDFMAAAGGGGVEWHQRPPNPKNPIVFFDVTIGNIPAGRIKMELFADIAPKTAENFRQFCTGEYRKAGLPVGYKGCQFHRVIKDFMIQAGDFLKGDGSGCVSIYGSKLDDENFIAKHTGPGLLSMANSGPNTNGCQFFITCAKCDWLDNKHVVFGRVIGDGLLIARKIENVATGPNNRPKLACVIAECGEM